Genomic DNA from Lutibacter sp. A80:
TTCTCTATAACTCATAGTTTCAGAATTTTCAATCGTATAGCTGTCGTCAGTCATTCCTAATTGCACAAAAATATTCCAAGCTTTAGAAAACCCAACACGCCTAATTGTTCCTCTGTATAAAGTTAAAATATCTTCTAAACCATAAATACTTCTATATTTTAAAGAATCTCTGTTTGCATAGGCTTCAAACTTTCCGTAGTCATCAATTTTTAAGAGTTCTGTACGTCTAAATAATTTATGATACGGTATATATTTGTATGTTCCTTCTTGAATAAATTTAGAAACACCTCCTTGACCTGCTAATACTACATTTCTAGGATTCCAAGTGAATTTATAGTTCCATAAGTTATCATCGCTCTCAGGCGCTACTAAACCACCGCAGAAAGATTCAAAAAGTAACATTTTACCACCTTTTTCGGTTATGCGATCAATCACTTGCATAGCACTCATATGATCTACACCAGGGTCTAATCCTATTTCATTTAAAAAAGTGATTCCTTTATTTTTTACAGCAGTATCTAGTGCTTGCATTTCTTCAGAAATATAAGAAGCCGTAACCATACTTTTACCATATTTTAAACAATCTTTTGCAATATTAATATGCAAATGTGCAGGAAGCATAGAAATTACAATACTAGCTTTTTTTATAGCTGTAGCTCTTTCTGTATTGTTAAAAATATCCAAGGCAATGGCTGTGCCATTTGTATGTTCTTGAATTTTAGCTTTTGCTTGTTCTAAAGAAACATCAGCAACAATTATATGCAAATTTTCAGAAACTGATTTATTTAACAAATAGTGTATTAAGGATGCTGAGGATTTACCTGCTCCTATTATTAATATGTTCCGCATAACTTGTTGTACTGCTTTAAAGTTATTTTATTCTTCAGAAGTAGCTATTTCATCTAAAACTTTTTTAGCTTTTTCTAAATCTAAGCTGTTAACTTTAAGTTTATAGCCTTCAACAAAAGCTGTACCTATTGATGTTGC
This window encodes:
- a CDS encoding saccharopine dehydrogenase family protein; this encodes MRNILIIGAGKSSASLIHYLLNKSVSENLHIIVADVSLEQAKAKIQEHTNGTAIALDIFNNTERATAIKKASIVISMLPAHLHINIAKDCLKYGKSMVTASYISEEMQALDTAVKNKGITFLNEIGLDPGVDHMSAMQVIDRITEKGGKMLLFESFCGGLVAPESDDNLWNYKFTWNPRNVVLAGQGGVSKFIQEGTYKYIPYHKLFRRTELLKIDDYGKFEAYANRDSLKYRSIYGLEDILTLYRGTIRRVGFSKAWNIFVQLGMTDDSYTIENSETMSYREFTNSFLAYNPNDSVELKLRHYLKIDQDDILWEKLLELNLFDANKKVGLKNATPAQILEKILKDSWTLKANDKDMIVMQHLFGYQLNGKKQQIESSMVCIGDNQTYTAMAKTVGLPVAIAALKILNKQIKATGVIIPVKKTIYEPILKELEKNGIVFKHKNTAYLGYNPESIIG